A genome region from Rattus norvegicus strain BN/NHsdMcwi chromosome 17, GRCr8, whole genome shotgun sequence includes the following:
- the Agtr1a gene encoding type-1 angiotensin II receptor A isoform X1 — protein MALNSSAEDGIKRIQDDCPKAGRHSYIFVMIPTLYSIIFVVGIFGNSLVVIVIYFYMKLKTVASVFLLNLALADLCFLLTLPLWAVYTAMEYRWPFGNHLCKIASASVSFNLYASVFLLTCLSIDRYLAIVHPMKSRLRRTMLVAKVTCIIIWLMAGLASLPAVIHRNVYFIENTNITVCAFHYESRNSTLPIGLGLTKNILGFLFPFLIILTSYTLIWKALKKAYEIQKNKPRNDDIFRIIMAIVLFFFFSWVPHQIFTFLDVLIQLGVIHDCKISDIVDTAMPITICIAYFNNCLNPLFYGFLGKKFKKYFLQLLKYIPPKAKSHSSLSTKMSTLSYRPSDNMSSSAKKPASCFEVE, from the coding sequence atggcCCTTAACTCTTCTGCTGAAGATGGTATCAAAAGAATCCAAGATGACTGCCCCAAGGCTGGCAGGCACAGTTACATATTTGTCATGATCCCTACCCTCTACAGCATCATCTTTGTGGTGGGAATATTTGGAAACAGCTTGGTGGTGATTGTCATTTACTTTTACATGAAGCTGAAGACTGTGGCCAGCGTCTTTCTTCTCAATCTCGCCTTGGCTGACTTATGCTTTTTGCTGACTTTGCCCCTGTGGGCAGTCTATACCGCTATGGAGTACCGCTGGCCCTTCGGCAATCACCTATGTAAGATCGCTTCGGCCAGCGTGAGCTTCAACCTCTACGCCAGTGTGTTCCTTCTCACGTGTCTCAGCATCGACCGCTACCTGGCCATCGTCCACCCAATGAAGTCTCGCCTTCGCCGCACGATGCTGGTGGCCAAAGTCACCTGCATCATCATCTGGCTGATGGCTGGCTTGGCCAGTTTGCCAGCTGTCATCCACCGAAATGTATACTTCATCGAGAACACCAATATCACAGTGTGCGCGTTTCATTATGAGTCTCGGAATTCGACGCTCCCCATAGGGCTGGGCCTTACCAAGAATATTCTGGGCTTCTTGTTCCCTTTCCTTATCATTCTCACCAGCTATACCCTTATTTGGAAAGCTCTAAAGAAGGCTTATGAAATTCAAAAGAACAAACCAAGAAACGATGACATCTTTAGGATAATTATGGCgattgtgcttttcttcttcttttcctgggTCCCCCACCAAATATTCACTTTCCTGGATGTGCTGATTCAGCTGGGCGTCATCCATGACTGTAAAATTTCTGACATCGTGGACACTGCCATGCCCATCACCATCTGCATAGCGTATTTTAACAACTGCCTGAACCCTCTGTTCTACGGCTTTCTggggaagaaatttaaaaagtatttcctcCAGCTCCTGAAATATATTCCCCCAAAGGCCAAGTCCCACTCAAGCCTGTCTACGAAAATGAGCACGCTTTCTTACCGGCCTTCGGATAACATGAGCTCATCGGCCAAAAAGCCTGCGTCTTGTTTTGAGGTGGAGTGA